The proteins below are encoded in one region of Microbispora sp. NBC_01189:
- a CDS encoding precorrin-8X methylmutase yields MPEHDYVREHDYVRDGAEIYRRSFATIRAEADLSGLPADIARVAVRMIHACGMTDLVADLDHSPGVVEKARAALVAGAPVLCDARMVASGITRRRLPAGNEIVCKLDDPRVPALAERLGTTRSAAALDLWLDRLDGAVVAVGNAPTALFRLLELVAEGARPPAAVLGVPVGFIGAAESKRALAASGLEFLVVHGRRGGSAMTAAAVNAIACEQE; encoded by the coding sequence GTGCCCGAGCACGACTACGTCCGCGAGCACGACTACGTCCGCGACGGAGCGGAGATATACCGGCGGTCGTTCGCGACCATCAGGGCCGAGGCCGACCTGTCGGGGCTACCCGCCGACATCGCCCGGGTCGCGGTCCGCATGATCCATGCGTGCGGCATGACCGATCTGGTCGCCGACCTCGATCACTCCCCCGGCGTGGTCGAGAAGGCGCGCGCGGCGCTGGTGGCGGGCGCGCCTGTGCTGTGCGACGCGCGGATGGTCGCCTCCGGCATCACCAGGAGGCGCCTGCCCGCCGGCAACGAGATCGTCTGCAAGCTGGACGACCCCCGCGTGCCCGCACTCGCCGAACGGCTCGGCACCACCCGCAGCGCGGCCGCGCTCGACCTGTGGCTCGACCGCCTCGACGGCGCGGTCGTGGCCGTCGGCAACGCCCCGACCGCGCTGTTCCGGCTGCTCGAACTGGTCGCCGAAGGCGCGCGACCGCCCGCCGCCGTATTGGGCGTCCCGGTCGGGTTCATCGGCGCGGCCGAGTCCAAGCGCGCCCTCGCGGCGTCCGGCCTGGAGTTTCTGGTTGTCCACGGCCGCCGGGGCGGCAGTGCCATGACGGCGGCGGCGGTCAACGCCATCGCCTGCGAGCAGGAGTGA
- the cobG gene encoding precorrin-3B synthase, producing the protein MGGFSGRAARDACPGALQVHAAADGALARVRVPGGGLAVGALRELADCACELGGGVVELTSRANVQVRGLADPPAFAARMATAGLLPSATHERVRNIVASPLSGRSATAVLDVRPLVADLDAALCGRPALAGLPGRFLFALDDGTGDVLGLGADVTLAAHSVTHPGDHPGDHPGGGLTLLLAGEPVGSVSAGDAVSVALVAAEVFQEVRGDAWRLAELPGGPATIAARLPGHLAVLPPMPVPPTTPRRGGPFAQVDGRVALDVIVPLGRLTAGQAGLLADLAAGEVRLTPWRTVVLPDLAPEAVGPVTGALAGAGLVTDPASPYARLSACTGRPGCAKALADVQADAVRWAESGVLAPPGVRPPGVEPLDVGLIHWAGCERRCGRPKGRVTDVVATTGGYDVRR; encoded by the coding sequence ATGGGTGGCTTTTCTGGGCGCGCCGCCCGGGACGCCTGTCCCGGCGCGCTCCAGGTGCACGCCGCGGCGGACGGGGCGCTGGCCCGGGTCCGGGTGCCCGGCGGCGGGCTGGCCGTCGGCGCGTTGCGCGAACTGGCCGACTGCGCGTGCGAGCTGGGCGGCGGGGTCGTGGAGCTGACGTCGCGGGCCAACGTGCAGGTGCGCGGGCTGGCCGACCCACCGGCGTTCGCCGCGCGGATGGCCACCGCCGGACTGCTGCCGTCGGCGACCCACGAGCGCGTGCGCAACATCGTCGCCTCGCCGCTCAGCGGCCGTTCGGCGACGGCCGTCCTGGACGTGCGGCCTCTGGTGGCGGACCTCGACGCGGCCCTGTGCGGCCGTCCCGCCCTGGCCGGTCTGCCCGGCCGGTTCCTGTTCGCGCTCGACGACGGAACGGGGGACGTCCTCGGGCTCGGTGCGGACGTGACCCTCGCCGCACACTCCGTCACTCACCCCGGCGACCATCCCGGCGACCATCCCGGCGGCGGCCTGACTCTGCTGCTCGCGGGCGAGCCGGTCGGGTCGGTGAGCGCCGGTGACGCCGTCTCCGTCGCGCTCGTCGCCGCCGAGGTGTTCCAGGAGGTACGCGGGGACGCCTGGCGGCTGGCCGAGCTCCCCGGCGGACCGGCGACAATCGCCGCCCGCCTCCCCGGCCACCTCGCTGTGCTGCCCCCCATGCCGGTGCCGCCCACCACGCCGCGCAGGGGCGGCCCGTTCGCGCAGGTGGACGGCCGGGTGGCGCTCGACGTGATCGTTCCCCTCGGCAGGCTCACCGCCGGCCAGGCCGGCCTGCTCGCCGATCTGGCCGCTGGTGAGGTACGGCTGACACCGTGGCGCACCGTCGTGCTGCCCGACCTCGCGCCCGAGGCGGTCGGGCCGGTGACCGGCGCGCTCGCCGGAGCGGGGCTGGTGACCGACCCCGCCTCGCCGTACGCCAGGCTGTCGGCCTGCACCGGACGGCCCGGCTGCGCGAAGGCGCTCGCCGACGTCCAGGCGGACGCGGTGCGCTGGGCGGAGTCCGGCGTGCTCGCGCCGCCGGGCGTCCGGCCACCAGGTGTCGAACCGCTCGATGTCGGCCTGATCCACTGGGCGGGCTGCGAACGCCGCTGCGGCCGCCCGAAGGGCCGGGTCACCGACGTGGTCGCCACGACCGGCGGCTACGACGTCCGCCGTTGA